A single genomic interval of uncultured Pseudodesulfovibrio sp. harbors:
- a CDS encoding amino acid ABC transporter ATP-binding protein, whose translation MIKIQNLHKSFGSLKVIKGVDLHVKKGEVVVIIGPSGSGKSTVLRCINKLEEPTAGTIIVDGMDIMNPKTDINLVRTEAGMVFQQFNLFPHKTVLDNVTMGAVLVRGVSRSEANEMGMRLLEKVGLADKAGNYPEQLSGGQKQRVAIARSLCLQPKAMLFDEPTSALDPELVGEVLEVMKQLALEGMTMVVVTHEMGFAKAVADRVIFIDEGVIQEENEPEEFFANPKHPRLRDFLSKVGLMD comes from the coding sequence ATGATTAAAATTCAGAATTTGCATAAAAGTTTCGGCAGTCTCAAGGTTATCAAGGGCGTGGACCTGCATGTGAAAAAGGGCGAAGTGGTCGTTATCATCGGTCCGTCCGGTTCAGGAAAGTCCACTGTGCTGCGCTGCATCAACAAGCTGGAAGAGCCGACAGCCGGCACGATTATCGTGGACGGCATGGACATCATGAACCCAAAGACGGATATCAACCTTGTCCGCACCGAGGCGGGCATGGTCTTTCAGCAGTTCAATCTTTTCCCGCACAAGACCGTGCTGGACAATGTGACCATGGGGGCCGTGCTGGTACGTGGTGTATCGCGCTCCGAGGCCAACGAAATGGGCATGCGCCTGCTTGAAAAAGTGGGCTTGGCCGACAAGGCAGGCAATTATCCGGAGCAGCTTTCCGGCGGACAGAAACAGCGTGTCGCCATTGCCCGCTCCCTGTGCCTTCAGCCCAAGGCCATGCTCTTTGACGAACCGACATCGGCTCTTGATCCCGAGCTTGTCGGAGAGGTGCTGGAAGTCATGAAGCAACTTGCCCTCGAGGGTATGACCATGGTCGTCGTGACGCACGAAATGGGCTTTGCCAAGGCCGTTGCCGATCGAGTGATCTTTATTGACGAAGGTGTCATTCAGGAGGAAAACGAGCCGGAGGAATTCTTCGCCAATCCGAAGCATCCCCGTCTGCGAGACTTCCTCAGTAAGGTCGGATTGATGGATTAG
- a CDS encoding pyridoxamine 5'-phosphate oxidase family protein yields MKYWKEALDLIHRVPSLSIGTTDKDGSPRVTPIGSLFLTEEGKGFYFEKLPQGLRENLDRDGRFFILAVRGGMLFWIKSLFAGKFSVFPALTMTGKAGPRRQCTPEERKYFESRFGKFKGTKGYDILWKDMQMVRELNFDKIEPSNLSSMTSGLMK; encoded by the coding sequence ATGAAATACTGGAAAGAAGCTCTGGACCTGATTCATCGCGTTCCTTCCCTATCCATAGGGACGACGGACAAGGACGGTTCTCCGCGGGTAACCCCCATCGGATCGCTCTTTTTGACTGAGGAAGGAAAGGGATTTTATTTCGAAAAACTGCCTCAGGGGTTGCGTGAAAACCTGGATCGTGACGGCAGGTTCTTCATCCTCGCAGTGCGTGGCGGCATGTTGTTCTGGATAAAATCATTATTCGCAGGAAAATTCAGCGTATTTCCCGCCTTGACCATGACAGGCAAAGCAGGGCCACGCCGTCAATGTACCCCGGAAGAAAGAAAATATTTTGAATCCCGTTTCGGTAAATTCAAAGGGACCAAAGGCTACGATATCTTATGGAAAGACATGCAGATGGTGCGGGAGCTGAACTTTGACAAGATCGAACCGTCCAACCTGAGTTCAATGACCAGTGGACTTATGAAGTAG
- the glnH gene encoding glutamine ABC transporter substrate-binding protein GlnH — MKKILFALLALTMLLTACASEEKAPEAQKAEEAPKAEKLTVATDTNFPPFEFKDPATGNHTGFDVELWAAIAKEIGVEYDLQPMDFNGIIPGLQSSQVDVGIAGMTIKPERQEVVDFSDGYYNAGLLILVRTDNADVNGVEDLKGKVVATKLGTTSEDFVKAEANAADVKLFPNNDAMFMELVAKGCDAVVFDSPVIADFMNKAGKGLVKVVGPLYKGQSYGIAFPKGSALKAKVDAALKTLRENGTYRDLYVKWFQTEPK; from the coding sequence ATGAAAAAGATTTTGTTTGCACTGCTGGCTTTGACTATGCTGCTGACCGCCTGTGCCAGCGAGGAAAAAGCTCCTGAAGCCCAGAAAGCTGAAGAAGCTCCCAAGGCTGAGAAACTGACCGTTGCTACTGATACCAATTTCCCCCCGTTTGAATTCAAGGATCCCGCTACCGGAAACCACACCGGTTTCGATGTCGAGCTTTGGGCAGCCATTGCCAAGGAAATCGGCGTGGAATACGATCTCCAGCCCATGGATTTCAATGGCATCATCCCCGGTCTCCAGTCCAGCCAGGTCGACGTCGGCATCGCTGGCATGACCATCAAGCCTGAGCGCCAGGAAGTCGTGGATTTCTCCGATGGTTACTACAACGCCGGTCTGCTCATCCTCGTGCGTACCGACAATGCTGACGTGAACGGCGTCGAAGACCTGAAGGGCAAAGTCGTTGCTACCAAGCTCGGCACCACCTCTGAGGATTTCGTCAAGGCAGAAGCCAATGCTGCTGACGTGAAGCTTTTCCCGAACAACGATGCCATGTTCATGGAACTCGTTGCCAAGGGTTGCGACGCTGTTGTTTTCGACTCTCCGGTTATCGCCGATTTCATGAACAAGGCCGGAAAGGGTCTCGTCAAGGTCGTCGGTCCCTTGTACAAAGGTCAGTCCTACGGCATCGCCTTCCCCAAGGGGAGCGCACTCAAGGCCAAGGTTGATGCAGCTCTCAAGACGCTGCGCGAAAACGGTACCTACCGCGACCTGTACGTCAAGTGGTTCCAGACAGAACCCAAGTAA
- a CDS encoding AAA family ATPase produces the protein MKIAIAGKGGVGKTSTSAWLADYLARQGKKVFLVDADTALSLGQASGLTKDALPIPLIQRQDLVKERIGSGFLNLNPDVEDLPEALGVDLEIDGPIEKEGGFKRLLVMGSVAQAGGGCACAANSLLKALLAHLVLERDEWVIVDLEAGVEHLGRGVVSSVDGLLVVSEPSRRGLETAADIARLASDLGLTKQALVLNRFNGNGTSIDIPHLPPIAGSMPVLDSLVERQLESTSVMGLEEQEKLDRLCSEILEKLAA, from the coding sequence ATGAAAATAGCCATTGCCGGTAAAGGTGGGGTCGGAAAGACATCCACTTCTGCATGGCTGGCCGACTATCTGGCACGACAGGGAAAGAAGGTTTTCCTTGTTGACGCAGATACGGCCCTGTCTCTGGGGCAGGCCTCCGGACTTACAAAGGACGCACTGCCCATACCGCTTATCCAGCGGCAGGATCTGGTCAAGGAACGCATCGGGTCGGGATTCCTGAACCTCAACCCTGATGTGGAAGACCTGCCCGAGGCCTTGGGGGTGGATCTTGAAATAGATGGCCCCATTGAAAAGGAAGGCGGCTTCAAACGTCTGCTGGTCATGGGATCGGTGGCTCAGGCCGGAGGCGGATGTGCCTGCGCGGCCAACTCGCTGCTCAAGGCACTGCTGGCCCATCTGGTCCTGGAACGGGACGAATGGGTCATTGTCGATCTCGAAGCCGGAGTCGAGCATCTTGGTCGCGGCGTCGTCTCAAGTGTCGACGGTCTGCTCGTTGTCAGCGAACCGTCCAGGCGAGGTCTCGAAACCGCAGCCGACATCGCCCGTCTGGCCTCGGACCTTGGATTGACCAAGCAGGCACTGGTCCTCAATCGCTTCAACGGCAACGGTACATCAATCGACATCCCACATCTGCCGCCCATAGCCGGTTCCATGCCGGTGCTCGACTCGCTGGTCGAACGCCAACTGGAATCGACATCGGTGATGGGACTTGAGGAGCAGGAAAAACTGGACCGTCTATGCTCGGAGATATTGGAAAAGCTGGCTGCATAA
- a CDS encoding LysR family transcriptional regulator yields MDWSRMRFSLEHLEVFIAVVEAGSFSEAARRLGNAQSRVSTTIANLETDLGVELFDRSGKYPKLTPAGDSLLPRIQEMLRHGLELTDEAARIMGEEQILVRVAVDELLPPMVMAEVLEGFAAKYPAMEVDIFWGAMGDVAGLVAAGRVDVGVEMPCNSEPPAGCAWQVLAQTDFCGVAAPGHPLARLESITRNDVWRHRQILAVSREGNRLPQEFRLGERIWQCEDSRLIREIIRKGLAWGACARYQVAGDLKRGTMVELPMSLGECGFTNTFFFVWQKEKVLSEAEAWIMEKVSEILKNLCAAK; encoded by the coding sequence ATGGATTGGAGCCGTATGCGATTTTCTTTGGAACACTTGGAAGTTTTTATTGCTGTTGTTGAGGCCGGGTCGTTTTCAGAGGCGGCCCGGAGGCTTGGGAATGCCCAAAGCCGGGTGAGCACGACCATAGCGAATCTTGAGACGGATCTTGGCGTCGAGTTGTTCGACCGATCGGGAAAATATCCGAAGCTGACACCGGCCGGAGATTCTCTGCTGCCGCGCATTCAGGAGATGCTTCGCCATGGGCTTGAATTGACGGATGAGGCGGCCCGCATCATGGGGGAAGAGCAGATTCTAGTTCGCGTGGCGGTCGATGAACTATTGCCGCCGATGGTCATGGCTGAAGTACTTGAGGGTTTTGCTGCGAAATATCCGGCTATGGAGGTTGATATTTTCTGGGGTGCCATGGGCGATGTGGCCGGACTTGTCGCCGCAGGCCGTGTGGATGTCGGGGTTGAGATGCCCTGCAATTCGGAACCGCCTGCGGGGTGCGCGTGGCAGGTGCTGGCACAGACGGATTTCTGCGGGGTGGCAGCCCCCGGTCACCCCCTCGCTCGGCTTGAATCGATTACGCGTAACGATGTGTGGCGGCATCGGCAGATTTTGGCGGTGAGCCGTGAAGGTAATAGGCTGCCGCAGGAATTTCGGCTCGGGGAGCGAATCTGGCAGTGCGAAGACAGCCGGCTCATTCGCGAAATCATTCGGAAAGGCTTGGCGTGGGGAGCGTGCGCCCGTTATCAGGTGGCGGGTGATTTGAAACGGGGGACCATGGTTGAATTACCCATGTCGCTCGGAGAATGCGGCTTTACGAATACTTTTTTCTTTGTCTGGCAAAAGGAAAAGGTTTTGTCAGAAGCGGAAGCGTGGATTATGGAAAAGGTCTCGGAAATACTCAAGAATTTGTGTGCTGCAAAATAG
- a CDS encoding TetR/AcrR family transcriptional regulator, producing MEKPTRQRKSKTDLLKRGLEILAGQGVEGVTIDALCTGLGVTKGSFYHHFKSRDQFHASLLEFWMEEHTERKKALADEEGTPEQRYVRIVEYATTLPHELEKNIRAWAMRNTLAADYLAKVDGSRIAYLEWLLKDILQDETQARPMATIVLSTMIGSRLLSPPILGDARRELLGQLHTLMGIQLPSATNSQKGAEQ from the coding sequence ATGGAAAAACCAACACGACAGCGAAAATCGAAAACAGATCTATTGAAACGAGGCTTGGAAATCCTTGCCGGACAAGGCGTTGAGGGAGTGACCATTGACGCCTTGTGTACCGGATTGGGGGTAACCAAGGGATCGTTCTATCACCACTTCAAAAGCCGGGATCAATTTCATGCGTCACTGCTGGAGTTCTGGATGGAGGAACACACCGAGCGCAAGAAAGCTCTGGCAGACGAGGAAGGAACCCCGGAACAACGGTATGTGCGAATCGTGGAATATGCCACCACCCTGCCCCACGAGCTGGAAAAAAACATTCGCGCATGGGCCATGCGTAATACGTTGGCAGCGGACTATCTGGCCAAAGTGGACGGTTCACGCATTGCATACCTTGAATGGCTGCTGAAAGACATCCTGCAAGACGAAACGCAAGCCCGACCAATGGCGACGATTGTCCTCTCAACAATGATTGGTTCCCGTCTTTTGTCCCCCCCGATACTCGGCGACGCAAGGCGAGAACTGCTGGGCCAACTCCACACATTGATGGGCATTCAACTTCCAAGTGCCACCAACAGCCAAAAAGGAGCGGAACAATGA
- a CDS encoding class I SAM-dependent methyltransferase, whose amino-acid sequence MKARNHDINSAENDEMRHGPTSYVEQNSGFVFDKIGLLPGHAFLDLGCGRGDYSLHASEIVGDDGVVLAVDKYDYITDDLAKWLKIHGVGNVRTMAADMTERLDVGEVAFDSCMAATALYLLDLEKYGVHVFKKVRRLLKPGGVFAVIEFSMKDISYGPPLKARVAPEEFEALALEVGFAESELHYLGNQYLMLFRAPVA is encoded by the coding sequence ATGAAGGCGCGCAATCATGATATTAACTCCGCTGAAAATGATGAAATGCGGCACGGTCCGACAAGTTATGTGGAGCAGAATTCCGGATTTGTGTTTGATAAAATAGGATTGCTGCCGGGGCATGCCTTCCTTGATCTAGGATGCGGGCGCGGGGATTATTCACTGCATGCCTCTGAAATCGTCGGGGATGATGGTGTCGTGCTCGCGGTCGATAAATACGATTATATCACCGATGACCTTGCCAAATGGCTCAAGATACATGGTGTTGGAAATGTACGAACCATGGCAGCAGACATGACTGAGCGTCTTGATGTGGGGGAGGTTGCCTTTGATTCCTGCATGGCGGCGACTGCGCTGTACCTGCTTGATCTTGAAAAGTACGGAGTTCATGTTTTCAAGAAAGTGCGTCGATTGCTGAAGCCCGGAGGGGTGTTTGCGGTGATCGAGTTTTCCATGAAAGATATTTCATATGGGCCGCCGCTCAAGGCTAGAGTTGCCCCTGAGGAATTCGAAGCCTTGGCACTGGAAGTCGGGTTTGCTGAATCAGAACTTCATTATCTGGGAAACCAGTATCTGATGCTGTTTCGTGCCCCGGTTGCCTGA
- a CDS encoding amino acid ABC transporter permease, translating to MAFQFSTEVFLESFPVLMRGVGLTIELTVGGLLLGFVIGAVAGLMKLSRNVVCRKIASGYVEAIRGTPMLVQAMFLYFGIPMALGIRIPPLLAGVIIIAVNSGAYIAEIVRGAVQSINKGQMEGGRSIGLTHMQTMRHVIWPQAFRRMIPPLGNQFIISLKDTSLLMVIGVGELLRTGQEFVAVNFRAFEVYLAVACIYLCMTMSIAWALRKLEKHLHIKGTR from the coding sequence ATGGCTTTTCAATTCAGTACAGAAGTTTTTCTTGAATCATTTCCGGTTCTCATGCGCGGTGTGGGGCTGACCATAGAACTGACCGTCGGGGGATTGCTCCTCGGGTTTGTTATCGGGGCCGTTGCCGGACTGATGAAGCTGTCGCGCAATGTGGTCTGTCGAAAGATCGCCAGCGGGTACGTGGAAGCGATTCGCGGCACCCCTATGCTCGTTCAAGCCATGTTTCTATATTTCGGTATACCGATGGCCCTTGGTATACGTATCCCCCCGCTGCTCGCCGGTGTGATCATCATTGCCGTTAACTCCGGTGCATATATTGCCGAGATCGTTCGTGGTGCCGTGCAGTCGATCAACAAAGGGCAGATGGAGGGAGGACGATCCATTGGTCTGACCCACATGCAGACCATGCGCCATGTCATCTGGCCGCAGGCATTTCGGCGGATGATACCGCCACTCGGCAATCAGTTTATTATCAGTCTCAAGGATACTTCCCTGCTTATGGTCATTGGTGTCGGGGAATTGCTTCGTACCGGTCAGGAGTTCGTGGCAGTGAACTTCCGTGCTTTCGAGGTATATCTGGCAGTCGCATGTATCTACCTCTGCATGACCATGTCCATCGCCTGGGCTTTGCGTAAGCTCGAAAAGCATCTGCATATTAAGGGAACCCGCTAG
- a CDS encoding MGMT family protein, which produces MEKQPFTLKVIEVVRAIPEGRVATYGGVARLAGSARAARQVVRVLHTCSRREGLPWQRVVNREGRISLKPGYGYEEQKELLVGEGVEFDLSDRIDFDRFLWNPGEFFEKNDDGFCGDSTK; this is translated from the coding sequence TTGGAGAAACAGCCGTTTACCTTGAAGGTCATAGAGGTCGTCCGAGCAATTCCGGAAGGTCGGGTTGCTACGTATGGTGGCGTCGCACGTCTGGCAGGCAGTGCCCGAGCCGCAAGGCAGGTCGTCCGTGTTTTGCATACATGTTCACGCAGGGAAGGGCTGCCTTGGCAGCGTGTCGTGAATCGGGAAGGTCGGATATCGCTTAAACCCGGTTATGGGTATGAAGAACAAAAAGAGCTTCTTGTGGGCGAAGGAGTCGAGTTTGATCTTTCTGATCGAATCGATTTTGACCGTTTTTTATGGAATCCGGGGGAGTTTTTTGAGAAAAATGACGATGGTTTTTGTGGGGATTCGACGAAATGA
- a CDS encoding sulfite exporter TauE/SafE family protein, which translates to MDVYVLSALAFGLSFVFALGGVGSAIVLVPVMHWFGVPFNEAKPTGLFVNTVSLLGSSLSNIRQGKLDFTLGLPIILGSVLFAPLGAYASTFIPEKVVLGLFVCFLLFSSNMMLFFKGGKYKDQFRNDRPVVQLGGIGAIAGFISGLLGVGGGGFIAPAMMLLGFNPKKIAAVTAFVVPFSSLTGFVAYWSMGHFNPAVALPVGLAASAGGYLGAYVMQSRLSPATVKRLLAVCILGLGVRMLFKLI; encoded by the coding sequence ATGGATGTGTATGTGCTCTCAGCCCTTGCTTTCGGGTTGAGTTTTGTTTTTGCCTTGGGAGGCGTCGGGTCTGCCATTGTCCTTGTTCCGGTCATGCATTGGTTCGGTGTTCCCTTCAATGAGGCCAAGCCCACCGGTCTTTTTGTCAACACTGTCAGCCTGCTCGGTTCCAGCCTTTCGAATATACGGCAGGGTAAACTTGATTTTACCTTGGGCCTTCCGATTATCCTCGGGTCGGTGTTGTTTGCTCCATTGGGGGCGTATGCTTCGACCTTCATTCCGGAGAAGGTGGTACTGGGCCTGTTTGTCTGTTTTCTGCTGTTTTCCAGCAACATGATGCTGTTTTTCAAAGGCGGCAAGTATAAGGATCAGTTCCGCAATGATCGTCCGGTTGTTCAGCTTGGGGGAATCGGGGCCATTGCCGGATTCATTTCAGGCTTACTTGGCGTCGGAGGCGGAGGGTTCATTGCTCCGGCCATGATGTTGCTTGGATTCAACCCCAAGAAGATCGCCGCAGTTACAGCGTTTGTCGTGCCTTTCTCTTCGCTGACAGGGTTTGTCGCCTATTGGAGCATGGGACATTTCAATCCCGCAGTGGCGCTTCCTGTCGGTCTGGCCGCCAGTGCGGGAGGATATCTCGGTGCCTATGTGATGCAGTCCCGCCTTTCGCCTGCTACGGTCAAGCGGCTCCTCGCAGTCTGCATTCTCGGCCTTGGGGTGAGGATGCTCTTCAAATTGATCTAG
- a CDS encoding S8 family serine peptidase has product MNAESSRLFSADEGDAREPDALNQEQVFGFSAGGEPETVHQPGEASFPEPLFGGGIGSVLDPDGGVFEAPGSYSVWEEYAEQAFAELDDLMGFADEAPGESLFGGNRADSGGSHVRHKGTVFGQVDEPRMDGMAVQHPEPLTFLTLSDFPVGNFGDDDYYDNASPQTAATSSNDPLFSQQWYIQNTSGGVDLNVVNVWDDYTGKGIKVGICDNGVEYTHPDLSANYLLGQGYNSVKGINDGAPEDGANHGTQVAGFVAAAKNGIGIQGIAYDAKIASFVGDSDAQVGDVLARQTSFDISQNSWTFSPFDGSSNSLTGFETLAVSGRGGLGTVSIVAGSNERGLDIMSTYYDTNDSPYTIAIGAVSSSGQVAEFSCAGPNLLATAPGEDVITTDRVAPNGDDGSASYYTGSGTSYSSPLVSGVVALMLEANKSLGYRDVMDILASTAVKTSGMTSSSSVPWDWQTNTATNWNGGGMHFNHDYGFGLVDARAAVRLAESWDQGAHTYANQVTQTVSATVNSAIPDNTGALASSVISVGTDIEVQQACVAVDVSHSNLEHLEIVLYSPGGTASVLFYHPTFEGLAQNFRNSGLDVTADQVKAAATHTFGDSDVWTFKTVAPFGESGQGDWTLTVKDTTTGETGTFNSWTLNLYGDAVTHDDLYVYTDEFSDNAASDAGRKVLADASGTDTLNAAAVTSDSSIDLAPGGTSTVDGVTLTIDAGTTIENAQTGDGNDTILGNSVDNALFGWRGNDVLFGLGGNDTLGGGSGSDKLTGGIGNDIFMYKSSAEGKDIVADFSHVDDCFNFVFGEFGQSGAGTLTSDHFFNSVTDVDVSDACFVFDGGVLFYDSDGTGADVAVEIAQVLGDTVQADDVVFV; this is encoded by the coding sequence ATGAATGCTGAGAGTTCACGATTGTTTTCTGCTGATGAGGGGGATGCGCGGGAACCTGATGCCTTGAATCAGGAACAGGTTTTCGGTTTTTCGGCGGGTGGCGAACCGGAAACAGTGCATCAGCCCGGTGAGGCATCTTTCCCTGAGCCTTTATTCGGAGGCGGAATAGGGTCTGTACTTGATCCTGACGGCGGTGTTTTTGAAGCACCGGGCAGTTATTCTGTATGGGAGGAGTATGCCGAGCAGGCGTTTGCCGAACTTGATGACCTGATGGGATTTGCCGATGAAGCGCCGGGAGAGTCCCTTTTCGGCGGGAACCGGGCGGATTCAGGCGGAAGTCATGTTCGTCATAAAGGGACTGTGTTCGGGCAGGTTGACGAACCGCGTATGGATGGAATGGCAGTACAGCATCCAGAGCCTTTGACCTTTTTGACTTTGTCCGATTTTCCTGTTGGGAATTTCGGTGACGATGATTATTATGATAATGCTTCTCCTCAAACGGCAGCCACTTCTTCCAATGATCCGTTGTTTTCCCAGCAGTGGTACATCCAGAACACGTCCGGCGGTGTTGATCTCAATGTGGTCAATGTGTGGGATGATTATACCGGAAAGGGAATCAAGGTCGGAATATGCGACAATGGCGTCGAATATACGCATCCCGATCTGTCTGCCAATTATCTTCTCGGGCAGGGGTATAATTCGGTAAAGGGGATCAATGACGGTGCTCCGGAAGACGGGGCGAACCATGGAACACAGGTTGCAGGATTTGTCGCGGCCGCCAAAAATGGTATCGGCATTCAGGGCATCGCCTATGACGCGAAGATAGCAAGTTTTGTCGGTGACAGCGACGCTCAGGTCGGTGATGTCCTTGCTCGGCAGACGAGCTTTGATATTTCCCAGAACAGCTGGACTTTCAGTCCTTTTGACGGCAGCTCGAATTCTCTGACCGGGTTTGAAACGCTGGCTGTTTCCGGGCGCGGCGGGCTTGGGACCGTTTCGATTGTCGCCGGTTCCAACGAGCGCGGGCTGGACATCATGTCCACATATTACGATACCAATGATTCTCCTTATACGATTGCCATCGGGGCGGTGTCGAGTAGCGGGCAGGTGGCGGAGTTCAGCTGTGCCGGACCGAACCTTCTGGCAACCGCTCCGGGGGAGGATGTCATTACGACCGACAGGGTCGCACCTAATGGGGACGATGGCTCTGCGAGTTACTATACTGGTAGCGGGACATCGTACTCATCTCCCTTGGTCAGCGGCGTGGTTGCATTGATGCTGGAGGCCAACAAATCGCTTGGCTACCGGGATGTGATGGATATTCTTGCCTCAACAGCCGTCAAGACGTCGGGCATGACGTCCTCTTCGTCGGTGCCGTGGGATTGGCAGACCAACACGGCGACGAATTGGAATGGTGGCGGGATGCATTTCAATCATGATTACGGGTTCGGACTGGTGGATGCCCGGGCGGCTGTCCGGTTGGCCGAGTCCTGGGATCAAGGTGCCCACACCTATGCCAATCAGGTGACACAGACGGTTTCCGCCACCGTCAATTCGGCTATTCCCGATAATACCGGGGCGCTTGCGAGTTCCGTTATCTCGGTCGGGACGGATATTGAAGTCCAACAGGCCTGTGTGGCGGTGGATGTTTCCCATTCGAATTTAGAGCATCTGGAGATAGTTCTGTATTCGCCGGGGGGAACTGCCAGCGTGTTGTTTTATCATCCGACATTTGAGGGCTTGGCACAAAATTTCCGTAATAGCGGCCTCGACGTTACCGCAGATCAGGTGAAAGCCGCTGCGACTCATACCTTTGGCGACAGCGATGTCTGGACATTCAAGACTGTTGCGCCCTTTGGCGAGTCAGGACAGGGTGATTGGACGTTGACTGTCAAGGATACCACGACGGGCGAGACCGGCACGTTTAATTCGTGGACCTTGAATTTGTACGGGGATGCCGTCACCCATGATGATCTTTATGTGTATACAGACGAGTTTTCCGACAATGCCGCCAGTGATGCCGGGAGAAAGGTGTTGGCAGATGCGTCTGGAACCGACACGCTGAACGCTGCGGCTGTGACTTCGGACAGTTCCATTGATCTCGCACCGGGCGGAACGAGTACCGTCGATGGAGTGACATTGACCATTGACGCCGGGACGACCATTGAAAATGCCCAGACCGGTGACGGAAATGATACGATTCTCGGCAACAGTGTCGATAATGCGCTTTTCGGCTGGCGTGGCAACGACGTCCTTTTCGGACTGGGGGGCAACGATACGCTTGGGGGTGGTTCCGGATCAGACAAGCTGACTGGCGGCATCGGAAATGATATCTTCATGTACAAGTCTTCGGCGGAAGGAAAGGATATCGTTGCCGACTTCAGCCATGTTGATGACTGTTTCAACTTTGTTTTCGGTGAATTCGGTCAATCCGGTGCGGGAACCCTGACTTCAGATCATTTTTTCAACTCGGTTACGGATGTTGATGTCAGCGATGCCTGTTTTGTTTTTGACGGAGGTGTGCTGTTCTATGACTCGGATGGAACAGGTGCAGATGTTGCCGTTGAAATAGCTCAGGTGCTTGGCGATACTGTTCAAGCGGACGATGTCGTGTTTGTTTGA
- a CDS encoding PACE efflux transporter yields the protein MRTTKDRIRHTLLFELFILTMLVPGLSWLLNKPMHTMGGLSLCMGLLAMSINYVYNYAFDHALKCLGKPVYERSAALRGLHAVLFEVILFAISAPAIMYVLDYTFMQALLLDIGFLIAVPIYAFFFNIIYDRIFPIPAPSAETVTS from the coding sequence ATGCGAACCACAAAAGACCGGATACGACACACACTGCTTTTCGAGCTATTCATACTCACGATGCTCGTCCCTGGCCTTTCGTGGCTGCTGAACAAACCCATGCATACGATGGGCGGTCTAAGTCTGTGCATGGGACTCCTCGCCATGTCCATAAACTACGTTTACAATTATGCATTCGACCATGCTCTCAAATGCCTCGGAAAGCCGGTTTACGAACGGAGCGCGGCCTTGCGGGGACTTCATGCCGTGCTCTTCGAAGTCATCCTCTTCGCAATATCCGCCCCTGCCATAATGTATGTCCTCGACTACACATTCATGCAGGCCCTGCTTCTGGACATCGGTTTCTTAATTGCAGTCCCGATCTATGCGTTCTTTTTCAACATCATTTATGATCGAATTTTCCCCATACCCGCGCCCTCTGCAGAGACCGTTACAAGCTAA